The following coding sequences lie in one Thermosulfuriphilus ammonigenes genomic window:
- the mutS gene encoding DNA mismatch repair protein MutS has product MARLTPMLRQYLEVKERYPDAIVFFRMGDFYEMFFEDAEIAARVLEIALTSRDKGAEEKVPMCGVPVVSASTYLARLVQAGYKVAICEQVEDPRTAKGLVRREVVRVVTPGLYVEDEGLESKSHNYIASLVIERDQAGLAVVDLSTGHFRVTEVPLEGALGELFRLEPRELLLPEGLRESSLTGKILQSLPGVFLSFDDLENLSRGRAEVLIKEHYQVATLAAFGLDGLGPGVRAAGGLLRYLSETQKGHLPHLKPPLFYRLSQFMLIDETTKRNLELLKSLSGERRGSLISVLDRTRTPMGGRLLKHWILYPLLDRAAIEERLSAVELLLADGYLRERLSGGLAEVYDLERLNARVAMKTATPRDLLALKSSLLRIPHLKEALTGKGGVLGRLAEEMAPLPELVDLIARAIREEAPASLKDGGVIKEGFNPELDEYLRLRQDAAGFLAEIERRERARTGIPNLKLGFNKVFGYFIEVTKSQLSKVPEDYIRKQTLVSAERFITPELKTFEEKVLSAEEKSKALEQKIFEEIRQKAAAFGPKIQQTAQAVAVLDVLVSLAEVAEERDYCRPEILDEPIIEIKEGRHPVVEAFLPSGAFVPNDLRLDHEDHLLLIITGPNMAGKSTVLRQTALIVLLAQMGSFVPAQKARIGLVDRIFTRVGASDALSRGQSTFMVEMTECAHILHQASSRSLVILDEIGRGTATYDGLSIAWAVAEYLLEKDGRGVKTLFATHYHELTEMARLSEKVKNFNIAVKEWNDQVIFLHRLQPGPANRSYGIQVAALAGVPQPVIRRAKEILRRLEAGEFEILTGMARKGSRKRLRGRQLDLFSPDNLLKQRLQEIDIDQLTPIEALNILAELKRLAKED; this is encoded by the coding sequence ATGGCCAGGCTCACTCCCATGCTTCGCCAGTATCTGGAGGTCAAGGAGCGCTATCCTGACGCCATTGTCTTTTTCCGTATGGGGGACTTCTACGAGATGTTTTTTGAAGACGCCGAGATTGCCGCCCGGGTTCTGGAGATTGCCTTAACCTCCAGAGACAAAGGGGCCGAGGAAAAGGTTCCCATGTGTGGAGTCCCGGTGGTTTCGGCCTCTACTTACCTGGCCCGGCTTGTTCAGGCCGGCTATAAGGTGGCTATTTGCGAGCAGGTAGAGGACCCTCGCACAGCTAAAGGGCTGGTGCGTCGGGAGGTTGTCCGGGTAGTTACTCCCGGGCTCTATGTAGAAGACGAGGGCCTGGAGAGCAAGAGTCATAACTACATTGCCTCTTTGGTTATTGAAAGAGATCAGGCCGGACTGGCGGTCGTTGACCTCTCCACCGGTCATTTTCGGGTCACTGAGGTCCCTCTGGAGGGAGCTTTAGGGGAACTGTTCCGCCTTGAGCCCCGGGAGCTCCTTCTCCCAGAAGGCCTGCGGGAGTCTTCATTGACTGGAAAGATCCTTCAGTCTCTTCCCGGGGTTTTTTTGAGTTTTGATGATCTAGAAAACCTCTCTCGAGGACGGGCCGAGGTTCTCATTAAAGAACACTACCAGGTGGCCACCCTGGCCGCCTTTGGTCTTGACGGTTTGGGGCCCGGGGTGCGGGCCGCCGGTGGCCTCCTGCGCTATCTCTCAGAGACCCAAAAGGGGCATCTTCCCCATCTCAAACCCCCTCTCTTTTACCGCCTCTCGCAGTTTATGCTCATTGATGAGACGACTAAACGGAATCTAGAACTCCTTAAAAGCCTCTCTGGGGAGCGTCGGGGAAGCCTTATCTCGGTGCTGGACCGCACCCGGACTCCCATGGGAGGGCGCCTTCTTAAACACTGGATTCTCTACCCCCTTCTTGATAGGGCGGCCATTGAGGAGCGGTTGTCTGCCGTAGAGTTACTTTTAGCCGATGGTTATCTCCGGGAGCGTCTCTCGGGGGGGCTGGCAGAGGTCTATGACCTGGAGCGTTTAAATGCCCGGGTGGCAATGAAAACGGCCACTCCAAGGGATCTTCTGGCCCTTAAGTCCAGCTTATTGAGGATCCCGCACCTTAAGGAGGCCCTGACAGGTAAGGGGGGGGTTTTAGGCCGTCTGGCCGAGGAGATGGCCCCTTTGCCTGAGCTGGTGGATCTCATCGCCCGGGCCATCCGGGAGGAGGCCCCGGCCAGCCTGAAAGACGGTGGGGTCATCAAGGAGGGGTTTAACCCCGAGCTTGACGAGTATCTCCGCCTCCGCCAGGACGCTGCCGGCTTTCTGGCGGAGATAGAAAGGCGCGAGAGAGCGCGGACGGGAATCCCCAACCTTAAGCTGGGGTTTAACAAAGTCTTTGGCTATTTCATCGAGGTCACCAAGAGCCAGCTTTCTAAAGTCCCAGAGGATTACATCCGTAAACAGACCCTGGTCTCAGCAGAGCGCTTTATTACCCCTGAGCTTAAGACCTTTGAAGAAAAGGTTCTTTCGGCAGAGGAAAAGAGCAAGGCCCTCGAGCAAAAGATCTTTGAGGAGATAAGGCAGAAGGCCGCTGCCTTTGGCCCAAAGATCCAGCAAACGGCCCAGGCGGTGGCCGTCCTGGATGTTCTGGTCTCTCTGGCCGAGGTGGCAGAAGAAAGAGACTACTGCCGGCCGGAGATCCTCGATGAGCCCATCATTGAGATCAAAGAGGGGCGTCATCCGGTGGTGGAGGCCTTTTTACCCAGTGGGGCCTTTGTGCCCAATGATCTCCGGCTTGATCATGAAGACCATCTTCTTTTGATTATTACTGGCCCCAATATGGCCGGAAAATCTACCGTCCTTCGGCAGACAGCCCTGATTGTCCTCCTGGCCCAGATGGGCTCCTTTGTGCCGGCCCAAAAGGCCCGGATCGGCCTGGTGGATCGCATCTTTACTCGGGTAGGGGCCTCTGATGCCCTCTCCAGAGGGCAGAGCACCTTCATGGTAGAGATGACCGAATGTGCCCATATCCTTCATCAGGCCAGCAGCCGATCTTTGGTTATCCTTGACGAGATCGGCCGGGGCACAGCCACCTATGATGGTCTTTCTATTGCCTGGGCGGTGGCCGAGTATTTGCTAGAAAAAGACGGCCGAGGGGTCAAAACCTTGTTTGCTACCCATTACCACGAACTCACGGAGATGGCCCGGCTATCAGAAAAGGTCAAAAACTTCAACATTGCTGTCAAGGAGTGGAACGATCAGGTGATATTTTTGCACCGACTCCAGCCCGGCCCGGCTAATCGGAGCTACGGTATTCAGGTGGCGGCCTTGGCTGGCGTGCCACAGCCGGTAATCCGCCGGGCCAAGGAGATCCTGCGCCGCTTAGAGGCGGGAGAGTTTGAGATTCTGACTGGTATGGCCCGAAAAGGCTCCCGGAAACGTCTTCGTGGGCGTCAGCTAGATCTCTTTTCTCCAGATAACCTGCTTAAGCAGCGACTACAGGAGATTGATATAGATCAGCTTACCCCTATTGAGGCCCTGAATATCTTGGCGGAACTTAAGAGATTGGCTAAGGAAGATTGA
- a CDS encoding CheR family methyltransferase translates to MKPEVFEFFARLVQDESGIALTKDKVYLLENRLGELARTLGLANVDALYLEARRRLSPRLKDQIVDAMTTNETYFFRDQAPFDALRQHIIPELLEERKTQKSLRFWSAACSTGQEPYSIAMILLEHFPQIVASWRIEILATDISTQALEKAKSGRYSQVEVNRGLPVTLLVKYFKQKGAHWEIDEKLKRMVTFKKMNLKERFPPMGPFDVVFCRYVLIYFAPETKREILGRLEKVIAPKGYLFLGATETPMGLSKRFVKRVFGRATCYQLVN, encoded by the coding sequence ATGAAGCCAGAAGTCTTTGAATTCTTTGCCAGACTGGTTCAAGACGAAAGCGGGATTGCCCTGACCAAAGACAAAGTCTATCTGCTGGAGAACCGTCTTGGCGAGCTGGCCAGGACTTTAGGGCTGGCCAATGTAGATGCCCTCTACCTGGAGGCCAGAAGGCGTCTTTCTCCCAGACTCAAAGACCAGATCGTCGATGCCATGACCACTAACGAGACCTACTTCTTTCGGGATCAGGCGCCTTTTGATGCCCTAAGACAACACATAATCCCCGAACTTCTGGAGGAGAGAAAGACTCAAAAATCTCTACGCTTTTGGTCCGCAGCCTGTTCCACCGGCCAGGAGCCCTACAGCATAGCCATGATCCTGCTGGAACACTTTCCCCAGATTGTGGCCTCATGGAGGATAGAGATCCTGGCCACAGATATCTCCACCCAGGCCTTAGAGAAGGCCAAATCTGGCCGTTACAGTCAGGTAGAGGTTAATCGGGGGCTGCCGGTAACTCTGTTGGTCAAGTACTTTAAGCAGAAAGGGGCCCATTGGGAAATTGATGAAAAGCTAAAAAGAATGGTCACTTTCAAAAAGATGAACCTCAAAGAGCGCTTTCCTCCCATGGGCCCATTTGACGTGGTCTTCTGCCGTTATGTTCTCATCTATTTTGCTCCAGAGACCAAAAGGGAGATATTGGGCCGACTGGAGAAGGTCATTGCCCCTAAGGGTTATTTGTTCTTGGGGGCCACGGAGACCCCAATGGGGCTTTCGAAACGCTTTGTTAAGCGGGTCTTTGGCCGGGCCACCTGTTACCAACTGGTAAATTGA
- a CDS encoding N-acetylmuramoyl-L-alanine amidase, with protein sequence MFSRALVPLLALLFLLSLASGLQARRSEGPKEAYLKAKKALINFSKTKQVKKRHAWLKIIDNFRRVYLLYPESGYAPAALLMMGRCYEELYGYSGRRADLISAIKRYQVLVERYPRSRYADDALLYQARIYAYKLKRPDKARRILKELLRRYPRRDKAKEARKMLAALRASASKKSRSQKVTKSRTQKDKVRQTAKARKSTSAVKSTASKKPPAKSPSLPVGEVASLPLAKLPPEPVLLKGVRHWSSENYTRVVLDLADKVAFSAHLLRPDPRLGKPMRLYIDLRPALASAYVKEEIPIKNGLLKAVRVGQYRPKTVRVVLDLGSLSRYKVFYLEEPFRVVVDILGEGRPLVKAERPLPKSSGKGLSLAQQLGLTVRRVVIDPGHGGKDPGAIGPTGLKEKTVTLKVARLLRAKLRQKLGCEVIITRNRDIFLPLEQRTAIANTRGADLFVSIHTNASPRRRAYGVETYYLNFTTDEEAMRVAARENAVSQKSIGQLRRILKEIMLTAKVQESSRLATCIQKDLVSHLRSRYSRIKDHGVKQAPFFVLIGAQMPAVLVEISFISNPREERRLKSEKYLDSVAEGIARGIVRYVRETQMAYLQ encoded by the coding sequence ATGTTCTCCAGAGCCCTTGTTCCTCTCTTGGCGTTGCTCTTTTTGCTTTCTCTGGCCTCTGGCTTACAGGCTCGGCGCTCAGAGGGGCCCAAAGAGGCCTACCTTAAGGCTAAAAAAGCCCTTATCAATTTTTCCAAGACGAAGCAGGTCAAAAAGCGTCACGCCTGGCTTAAAATCATCGACAATTTTCGCCGTGTCTATCTTCTTTACCCCGAGAGCGGTTATGCTCCGGCAGCCCTTCTGATGATGGGGCGTTGTTATGAGGAGCTCTATGGCTACTCCGGCCGCCGGGCTGACCTTATCTCCGCTATCAAGCGTTACCAGGTGTTGGTGGAACGGTATCCCCGAAGTCGCTACGCAGACGACGCCCTTCTCTATCAGGCCCGAATTTATGCCTACAAGCTTAAACGACCGGATAAGGCCCGGCGAATTCTCAAGGAACTCTTGAGACGTTATCCCCGACGGGACAAGGCTAAAGAGGCCCGCAAGATGCTGGCCGCTCTGAGGGCTTCTGCCTCCAAAAAGAGCCGTTCTCAGAAGGTTACCAAGAGTCGGACCCAAAAGGACAAGGTTCGTCAAACCGCTAAGGCCCGGAAGTCAACCTCAGCCGTCAAATCGACGGCCTCCAAGAAGCCTCCAGCTAAATCTCCGTCTCTTCCTGTAGGGGAGGTGGCCAGCCTGCCCTTGGCCAAACTGCCTCCGGAGCCGGTCCTCCTCAAAGGTGTGCGGCATTGGTCAAGTGAGAATTACACTCGAGTGGTCCTCGATCTGGCGGATAAGGTGGCCTTCTCGGCCCATCTCCTCCGGCCGGATCCTCGCCTGGGGAAACCGATGCGCCTTTATATAGATCTTCGTCCGGCCCTGGCCTCAGCCTATGTCAAAGAGGAGATTCCCATTAAAAATGGCCTCCTTAAGGCGGTGCGGGTGGGCCAGTACCGGCCCAAGACCGTTCGGGTGGTTCTAGATCTGGGAAGCCTGTCTCGTTACAAGGTTTTTTATCTGGAGGAGCCCTTCCGGGTAGTAGTGGACATACTCGGTGAGGGGCGGCCATTAGTTAAGGCCGAAAGACCTCTGCCTAAATCTTCAGGGAAAGGCCTTTCTCTGGCCCAACAACTTGGCCTGACCGTTCGGCGGGTGGTTATTGACCCGGGTCATGGAGGCAAGGATCCCGGGGCTATAGGCCCTACCGGTCTTAAGGAGAAGACCGTTACCCTTAAGGTGGCCCGGCTTCTGCGGGCCAAGCTGCGTCAGAAACTGGGCTGTGAGGTGATCATCACCCGCAATCGGGATATATTTTTGCCCCTTGAGCAGCGCACGGCCATTGCCAACACCAGAGGAGCGGATCTCTTCGTCTCCATACATACCAATGCCTCTCCTCGCCGAAGGGCTTATGGCGTAGAAACGTATTATCTTAACTTCACCACCGACGAGGAGGCCATGAGGGTGGCCGCCCGGGAGAATGCTGTCAGCCAGAAATCCATCGGTCAGCTACGTCGCATCCTCAAGGAGATTATGCTTACGGCCAAGGTTCAGGAGTCCTCGCGGCTGGCTACCTGTATCCAGAAGGATTTGGTGAGCCATCTTCGGAGCCGTTACTCCCGGATCAAAGACCACGGGGTCAAGCAGGCTCCCTTCTTTGTTCTCATTGGAGCCCAGATGCCCGCTGTTTTGGTAGAAATCTCCTTCATCAGCAACCCCAGGGAGGAAAGGCGCCTTAAGTCTGAGAAGTATCTTGATTCCGTGGCCGAGGGGATTGCTAGGGGCATTGTCCGCTACGTTCGCGAGACCCAAATGGCCTACCTTCAGTAA
- the hisG gene encoding ATP phosphoribosyltransferase — MKILKLGIPKGSLQQSTIELFAKSGWRVSVNSRSYFPDIDDPEITCSLCRAQEMSRYVEQGVLDAGITGKDWILENDSEVVTVTDLIYAKVSKRPTRWVLAVPAGSPIRRLEDLEGKKIATELVNFTRRYFEERNINVQVEFSWGATEAKVVQGLADAIVEVTETGSTIRAHGLEIIHELMQSNPQLIANKDAWEDPWKRQKIENLALLLKGALRAYRMVGLKMNVPKEALEEVVKELPSLNAPTISPLYQQEWYAIETVVAEDEVRELIPRLMAAGAQGIIEYSLNKVI; from the coding sequence ATGAAGATCCTGAAACTGGGTATCCCTAAGGGTAGTCTTCAGCAGTCAACCATAGAACTTTTTGCCAAAAGTGGCTGGAGGGTCTCGGTTAACTCCCGAAGCTACTTCCCAGACATTGACGACCCAGAGATAACCTGCTCTCTTTGCCGGGCCCAGGAGATGAGTCGCTATGTAGAGCAGGGGGTTCTTGATGCCGGCATTACCGGCAAGGACTGGATTCTAGAAAACGACTCGGAAGTGGTTACTGTAACAGACCTTATTTACGCCAAGGTGAGTAAACGGCCTACCCGGTGGGTCTTGGCCGTGCCGGCGGGCTCTCCTATAAGGCGTCTTGAGGACTTAGAGGGAAAAAAGATCGCTACCGAGCTGGTCAATTTTACGCGACGTTACTTTGAGGAGCGAAACATTAATGTCCAGGTAGAATTCTCCTGGGGGGCCACGGAGGCCAAGGTTGTCCAGGGTCTGGCCGATGCCATCGTTGAGGTCACCGAGACAGGAAGCACCATCAGGGCCCACGGATTAGAGATTATCCATGAGCTGATGCAATCAAACCCCCAGTTAATCGCCAATAAAGACGCCTGGGAGGATCCCTGGAAACGCCAGAAGATAGAAAACCTGGCCCTCCTCCTCAAGGGGGCCCTGCGGGCCTATCGCATGGTAGGGCTCAAGATGAACGTCCCCAAAGAGGCCCTAGAAGAGGTAGTAAAGGAACTGCCCAGTCTCAACGCTCCGACCATTTCCCCTCTTTATCAGCAAGAGTGGTATGCCATCGAGACCGTAGTTGCTGAAGACGAGGTAAGAGAGCTTATTCCCAGGCTTATGGCCGCCGGAGCCCAGGGAATCATCGAATATAGCCTGAACAAGGTTATATAA
- the hisI gene encoding phosphoribosyl-AMP cyclohydrolase: MEGPDFNKMDLIPVIAQDWETGEVLMLAYMNQEAWEKTLETGKVHYYSRSRQKLWLKGETSGHVQLVKEIRLDCDADTLLIKVEQIGGAACHKGYRSCFFRHLHQNTWQIDIPKVFDPKEKYGS, translated from the coding sequence GTGGAAGGCCCAGATTTTAATAAAATGGATCTTATCCCGGTTATCGCCCAAGACTGGGAGACGGGAGAGGTTCTGATGCTGGCCTACATGAATCAGGAGGCCTGGGAGAAGACGCTGGAGACAGGCAAGGTCCACTACTATAGTCGCTCTCGCCAAAAGTTATGGCTCAAAGGTGAGACCTCTGGGCATGTCCAGCTGGTTAAAGAAATTCGCCTTGACTGCGATGCCGACACCCTGCTCATCAAGGTAGAACAGATCGGTGGGGCCGCTTGCCATAAGGGTTACCGAAGCTGTTTTTTCCGCCATCTCCATCAAAATACATGGCAGATTGATATTCCCAAAGTCTTTGATCCTAAGGAGAAGTATGGATCATGA
- a CDS encoding protein-glutamate methylesterase/protein-glutamine glutaminase: MKIRVLVVDDSAVFRRILSEALSSDPEIEVVGTAANGKLALDKMGRLRPDVVILDVEMPVMDGLSTLREMRRRFPQIGAIMFSSLTEKGAKVTIEALALGAFDFVPKPAKSGSFKESVVRIEQELIPKIKAYAQKKKRPVAIRPRPVARAARPTPAPVRPAPTSPRAPLSLAAMRRREVVAIGVSTGGPNALAEVIPQLPVNFPAPVLIVQHMPPFFTAQLALRLDQASKLKVVEAQAGMPVVAGRVYIAPGDFHMEVRESGGVKTIYLHKGPPENSCRPAVDVLFRSVASVYDGRSVAVIMTGMGRDGFVGCQRIKEAGGYVIAQDEATSVVWGMPKFVAEAGLADQVLPIQDIPRTLVEIFKVRQHEARSL; this comes from the coding sequence ATGAAGATTCGCGTTTTGGTCGTTGACGATTCGGCAGTTTTTCGAAGGATCCTTTCCGAGGCCCTTTCTTCGGACCCAGAAATCGAAGTGGTGGGGACGGCGGCCAATGGCAAGTTGGCCCTGGATAAAATGGGTCGTCTAAGGCCTGATGTGGTCATCCTCGATGTGGAGATGCCGGTGATGGACGGTCTCTCCACCCTGAGGGAGATGAGACGGCGTTTCCCTCAAATAGGGGCCATAATGTTTAGCTCCCTTACGGAAAAGGGAGCCAAGGTGACCATAGAGGCCCTGGCCCTGGGGGCCTTTGATTTTGTCCCCAAACCGGCCAAAAGTGGCTCTTTTAAGGAGAGCGTTGTCCGCATTGAGCAGGAGTTGATCCCTAAAATCAAGGCCTATGCCCAGAAAAAGAAGCGTCCGGTAGCTATTCGGCCGCGTCCAGTGGCCAGGGCAGCAAGGCCAACCCCTGCGCCAGTTCGACCAGCCCCGACTTCTCCCCGGGCGCCTCTTTCTCTGGCCGCTATGCGCCGCCGAGAGGTGGTGGCCATTGGTGTCTCTACCGGAGGCCCCAATGCCTTGGCCGAGGTCATTCCCCAGTTGCCGGTCAATTTTCCTGCCCCGGTTCTCATTGTCCAGCATATGCCGCCCTTTTTTACGGCCCAACTGGCTTTAAGGCTTGATCAGGCCTCCAAACTTAAGGTGGTCGAAGCCCAGGCCGGGATGCCGGTGGTGGCCGGCCGAGTCTATATCGCTCCGGGAGACTTTCATATGGAGGTTCGGGAAAGCGGTGGAGTTAAGACAATCTATCTTCATAAAGGGCCTCCAGAGAACTCCTGTCGGCCGGCTGTGGATGTCCTCTTCCGCTCGGTAGCCAGTGTCTACGATGGTCGTAGCGTGGCCGTAATCATGACCGGCATGGGCCGAGACGGTTTCGTGGGTTGTCAGAGGATAAAAGAGGCCGGCGGCTATGTCATCGCCCAGGATGAAGCCACCAGTGTCGTCTGGGGGATGCCCAAGTTTGTCGCCGAGGCCGGCTTGGCCGATCAGGTGCTGCCTATTCAAGATATTCCAAGAACGCTGGTGGAAATATTTAAGGTGAGACAACATGAAGCCAGAAGTCTTTGA
- a CDS encoding chemotaxis protein CheW, producing MSFEEDVLKDFLVEAKENLEQLDEQFVELEQDPQNRDLLSSIFRTVHTIKGTAGFFGFKTLEGIAHFAEDILSKLRDGVVVADQETIDILLKAVDYIKAIVAELENSGKEPAETEYLDFIIELRNFAENITQRGGTSSEEAGEPASEASPESPPEPSSPEAEPVAEAPQESAGEEALRAPQAEGGSQPSAPPEPQAPQAETKPPAPAKGPEVSKKAPSGPPSTTHLTESHIRVDVHLLDNLMNLAGELVLSRNRLVQIANSVNDPELLKATQRLSLITTEMQEQIMKTRMQPVGNVFNKFPRIVRDLARMANKQVQLKIEGAETELDRSIIEAIKDPLTHLVRNSIDHGIEPPDIRVQKGKPPVGTLIMKAYHEGGQVIIEIQDDGGGIDPDKVRQKALERGIINKDEAESLSDREVINLIFKPGFSTAEQVTNISGRGVGMDVVKTNIEKMGGTVEILSEPGQGTTIRIKIPLTLAIIPAIIVRTKGERYAIPQMNLVELVHLSAEEAEKNVHTIAGSEFYRLRGEILPLVRLDRVLSLPYQDEDRDFNIVVLNTGDRQFGLVVDEILDSEEIVVKPLSKHLKDIACYAGATLMGDGRAALILDIVGLASTLTLRSEEKDLRSLAEKASTKETERQFLLLFRVAPDEVFAIPLALVARLDKIKASDIEYVGGKEVIQYRNRTIPLVRLEQFLPIQPLPEQEEYHLVAFTINGKDVAFLVSTIEDSVDVAVELDDSVFRHEGILGSAIIKGKTTLFLDVYKILEMFDPDLFAISQETISEPVRILIAEDSSFYRNLLRSYLEGAGFEVAVAEDGQEALEYLRNNPVDVLVTDIEMPRMNGYQLARAIRQDAKLARLPIVAVTSLSGEEDRKRGLEAGIDDYQVKLDREKVLEAVKRLYAEKVRQAA from the coding sequence ATGAGCTTTGAAGAAGATGTCCTTAAAGATTTTCTAGTCGAAGCCAAGGAGAATCTTGAGCAGCTCGATGAGCAGTTTGTGGAGCTGGAGCAGGATCCCCAGAACCGGGATCTTCTCTCCAGCATCTTCCGCACGGTCCACACCATAAAGGGAACAGCCGGCTTCTTTGGCTTTAAAACTCTGGAGGGTATCGCCCACTTTGCTGAGGATATTCTCTCCAAGCTTAGAGATGGGGTGGTAGTGGCCGATCAGGAAACCATCGATATTCTCCTTAAGGCCGTAGATTACATAAAGGCCATAGTGGCCGAGCTGGAAAACAGTGGCAAGGAACCAGCAGAGACCGAATATCTGGACTTCATTATTGAATTGCGCAACTTTGCCGAAAACATCACCCAGCGAGGAGGGACATCCTCTGAGGAAGCCGGGGAGCCTGCCTCCGAGGCGAGCCCTGAATCCCCTCCGGAGCCATCTTCGCCGGAGGCCGAGCCGGTAGCCGAGGCCCCTCAAGAATCAGCCGGGGAGGAGGCCTTAAGGGCCCCCCAAGCAGAGGGAGGATCTCAGCCATCGGCTCCTCCCGAACCTCAGGCGCCTCAGGCTGAGACCAAGCCGCCAGCCCCGGCTAAAGGGCCGGAGGTGAGCAAGAAGGCTCCGTCGGGGCCTCCTTCAACGACCCACCTTACCGAGAGTCATATCCGGGTGGATGTCCATCTCCTTGATAACCTTATGAATCTGGCCGGCGAGCTGGTTCTCTCGCGCAATCGGTTGGTCCAGATCGCTAATTCCGTTAACGATCCCGAACTCCTTAAGGCCACCCAGCGCCTTTCCCTGATTACCACCGAGATGCAGGAACAGATCATGAAGACCCGGATGCAGCCGGTGGGCAATGTCTTTAATAAATTCCCGCGCATAGTCCGGGATCTGGCCCGAATGGCCAACAAGCAGGTTCAACTTAAGATAGAAGGAGCCGAAACCGAGCTTGATCGCTCTATCATAGAGGCCATTAAGGACCCCCTGACCCACCTTGTTCGTAACTCTATTGATCACGGTATCGAGCCTCCGGATATCCGGGTCCAAAAAGGGAAACCCCCTGTGGGCACCCTGATCATGAAGGCCTACCACGAGGGCGGTCAGGTGATCATCGAGATCCAGGACGATGGAGGCGGCATTGATCCGGACAAGGTGCGTCAAAAGGCCTTAGAGAGGGGAATCATCAACAAAGACGAGGCCGAGAGCCTTTCGGATCGAGAGGTTATCAATCTCATCTTTAAGCCCGGCTTTTCTACCGCTGAGCAGGTGACCAATATCTCTGGCCGCGGCGTCGGGATGGATGTGGTTAAGACCAACATCGAGAAAATGGGCGGAACGGTAGAGATTCTCTCTGAGCCCGGGCAGGGAACAACCATTAGGATTAAAATCCCTCTCACTCTGGCCATCATTCCAGCCATTATCGTCCGCACCAAGGGAGAGCGCTACGCTATTCCTCAGATGAACTTGGTAGAACTTGTTCATCTCTCGGCCGAAGAGGCCGAAAAGAACGTCCATACCATCGCCGGAAGCGAATTCTATCGTCTCCGGGGAGAGATCCTGCCTTTGGTGCGCCTTGATCGGGTTCTCAGTCTTCCCTATCAGGATGAAGATCGGGATTTCAATATCGTCGTTCTTAATACCGGTGACCGCCAGTTTGGCCTGGTGGTGGATGAGATCCTGGATTCAGAGGAGATTGTTGTTAAGCCCCTTTCCAAACACCTAAAAGATATTGCCTGCTATGCCGGAGCCACCCTGATGGGCGATGGCCGGGCGGCCCTTATTCTGGATATCGTCGGCTTGGCCAGTACCCTTACCCTGCGTTCGGAGGAGAAAGATCTGCGCAGTCTGGCCGAGAAGGCCTCCACAAAGGAGACCGAACGTCAATTTCTCCTGCTCTTTCGGGTGGCCCCAGACGAGGTCTTTGCCATTCCTTTGGCCTTGGTGGCCCGCCTGGACAAAATCAAGGCCTCAGATATCGAGTATGTTGGGGGCAAGGAGGTCATCCAGTACCGGAATCGAACCATCCCTCTGGTACGCTTAGAACAGTTTCTGCCCATTCAGCCTTTGCCTGAGCAGGAAGAATATCACCTGGTAGCCTTTACCATAAACGGCAAAGATGTGGCCTTTTTGGTCTCGACCATTGAAGACAGCGTCGATGTGGCCGTAGAGCTTGATGATTCCGTCTTCCGCCATGAAGGAATCCTGGGTAGTGCCATCATTAAAGGGAAAACCACCCTTTTCCTGGATGTCTATAAGATCCTGGAGATGTTCGATCCGGATCTGTTTGCCATCTCCCAGGAAACTATTTCTGAACCTGTCAGGATTCTAATTGCTGAAGATTCCTCATTTTATCGCAACCTTCTTCGTTCTTACCTTGAGGGAGCGGGCTTTGAGGTGGCTGTAGCCGAGGACGGTCAAGAGGCCCTTGAGTATCTGCGCAACAATCCCGTTGATGTGCTGGTTACCGATATCGAAATGCCTCGCATGAACGGATATCAGCTGGCCCGGGCCATAAGGCAGGATGCCAAACTTGCCCGCCTTCCCATTGTGGCGGTGACTTCCCTTTCCGGTGAGGAGGATCGCAAGCGTGGTCTTGAGGCCGGAATAGACGACTATCAGGTAAAGCTAGATCGCGAGAAGGTTCTCGAGGCCGTAAAGCGTCTCTACGCCGAAAAGGTTCGCCAGGCGGCCTAG
- a CDS encoding response regulator, with protein sequence MKALVVDDSKAIRQIIRKGLESMGFEVLEAENGQEALEVLKTQGPVDIILLDWHMPIMNGYEFLKTVRANSAWDNIKIMMVTTENQQKSVIDAVMAGANEYLMKPFDQEMLETKVKMVLGML encoded by the coding sequence ATGAAAGCCTTGGTCGTCGATGATTCAAAGGCCATTCGGCAGATAATTCGCAAAGGCCTAGAGTCCATGGGGTTTGAGGTCTTAGAGGCCGAAAATGGTCAGGAGGCCCTAGAGGTTCTAAAGACCCAAGGGCCGGTGGATATCATCCTCCTTGACTGGCACATGCCGATAATGAATGGCTACGAGTTTTTGAAGACTGTCCGGGCCAACTCTGCCTGGGATAACATCAAAATCATGATGGTTACCACGGAGAATCAGCAAAAAAGTGTCATTGATGCCGTTATGGCTGGAGCCAATGAGTATCTTATGAAGCCTTTTGATCAGGAAATGTTGGAGACCAAGGTCAAGATGGTTCTGGGGATGCTATGA